The Arachis ipaensis cultivar K30076 chromosome B07, Araip1.1, whole genome shotgun sequence genome includes a window with the following:
- the LOC107609355 gene encoding receptor-like protein 12: MMLVVLRVVVCVHMLMLFHFVCLSSHSCHPEENSALLHFKTQLITNTTSYEDYYYYENCRHVYPKMRTWENGTDCCTWMGVTCHPVSGHVIGLDLACSALQGIIHPNNTLFHLTHLQTLSFAFNDFYGSELSSQFSKLVSLTHLNLSGCGFEGEIPSQISHLSKLQSLDLSFNYGLMWKETTWKRLLQNTSCLREIVLDDTNMSSIGPTPNPLSLIANLSSTLVTLSLVYTEIRGSLINDILCLPNLQHLILTQNYELSVHLSELSCTTSLSILDLSYCDIQGPISSPFSNLTRLTSLNLAENHLNGSIPSSLLNLQRLTDLDLSWNKLSGQIPNVFDRLTNLQTLSLHDNNFQGMLPSSLFTLTRLSQLDCSYNQIEGPLPNEVAFSNLTQLILNNNLLNGTIPWWPLSFKSLRYLDLSNNQFTGHINSQIKSYSLEYLYLCDNKLQGNFSESIYDLVNLTGLCLSSNNWSSTVNFSLFSKLQKLEYLSLSGCNSLLLESETSISYTFFNLYVLQLLSNNIIGWSKFSGKFPQLEYLELSNNKLEGKVPKWIHDIPSLFHLKLSHNMFTSIGHQFPWYQFDYLDLSFNLMDDDISSFFCNATSLKVINLSHNRFTGTFPQCLANTSSLVDLDIQMNKLHGNLSDTFKHRGLDTLNLNGNQFKGLLPKSLSNCTYLVDLDLGDNQFEDTFPHWLQNLSRLEILVLRGNKLYGPIANLKSENIFPSLIIFDISRNNFSGSLPKAYIQNFQAMKIVDDEVRSRLVDYIDTSAGSGVRNIRPEYDNSVIATIKGANTPFAKIPRAFVNIDMSENKFEGDIPDVIGELQALKDLNLSHNRLVGHIPYSLGNLTNLESLDLSSNMLTGNIPTELTNMNFLEVLNLSQNQLVGPIPKGKQFDTFLNDSYGGNMELCGLPLSIQCNNNVPLQQYPSSEAEDKFGFGWKAVAIGYACGMVLGIGLGFCVFSIGKPQWLVIIFGGKRIKRRNRGNRRARTT, encoded by the coding sequence ATGATGTTGGTGGTTCTGAGAGTGGTGGTGTGTGTGCATATGTTAATGTTATTCCACTTTGTCTGTTTGTCTTCGCATTCATGCCATCCTGAGGAGAACTCTGCATTGCTTCACTTCAAGACTCAACTCATTACTAACACTACCTCTTAtgaagattattattattatgaaaacTGTCGTCATGTTTATCCAAAGATGAGGACGTGGGAAAATGGAACAGATTGTTGCACCTGGATGGGTGTCACGTGCCACCCTGTGTCTGGTCACGTGATTGGCCTTGATCTTGCTTGTAGTGCGCTTCAAGGTATAATCCATCCTAACAACACCCTTTTTCATCTTACTCATCTCCAAACACTCAGCTTTGCTTTCAATGATTTTTATGGTTCTGAATTGTCATCTCAGTTTAGTAAGCTTGTAAGTCTCACACACTTGAACTTATCTGGTTGCGGGTTTGAAGGTGAAATTCCTTCCCAAATCTCACACCTTTCCAAATTACAATCACTTGACCTCTCTTTTAATTATGGTTTGATGTGGAAAGAAACTACTTGGAAGAGGTTGCTGCAAAACACATCGTGTTTAAGAGAGATTGTATTGGATGACACAAATATGTCTTCAATTGGTCCAACACCAAATCCTTTGTCTTTGATTGCCAACTTGTCTTCCACTTTGGTTACTCTTAGTCTTGTTTATACTGAAATAAGGGGTTCTTTGATAAATGACATACTTTGTTTACCCAATCTTCAACACCTCATTCTAACACAGAATTATGAATTGTCAGTCCATCTTTCCGAGTTGAGTTGTACCACTTCTCTTAGTATCTTGGATCTTTCATATTGTGATATCCAAGGGCCTATCTCTTCACCATTCTCTAATCTAACACGCCTCACTTCCTTGAATTTGGCGGAAAATCATCTCAACGGTTCAATCCCGTCATCACTTTTAAACCTTCAGCGTCTCACTGACTTGGATCTTTCATGGAATAAGCTTAGTGGTCAAATTCCAAATGTGTTTGATAGGCTAACCAACTTGCAAACTCTCTCTCTTCATGATAATAATTTTCAAGGGATGTTGCCATCTTCATTGTTTACCTTAACTCGACTCTCTCAATTGGATTGTTCTTATAACCAAATTGAGGGGCCACTGCCCAATGAAGTAGCCTTTTCAAATCTTACCCAATTAATCCTAAATAACAACCTGTTAAATGGGACAATTCCTTGGTGGCCTTTATCCTTCAAGTCTTTGAGATATTTGGATTTATCAAATAACCAATTTACAGGGCACATAAACAGTCAAATCAAATCTTATTCCTTGGAATATCTCTACTTGTGTGACAATAAGCTTCAAGGAAACTTTTCAGAATCAATTTATGATCTTGTGAACCTTACTGGATTGTGTTTGTCCTCAAACAATTGGAGCAGTACTGTCAACTTTTCACTCTTTTCTAAGCTCCAAAAATTGGAGTATCTTTCTCTTTCAGGTTGCAATTCATTATTGCTAGAATCTGAAACAAGTATTAGTTACACTTTTTTCAATTTGTATGTACTACAGTTACTTTCTAACAATATCATTGGTTGGTCAAAGTTCTCAGGAAAATTTCCACAATTGGAATATCTTGAATTGTCCAATAATAAACTTGAAGGAAAGGTACCCAAATGGATACATGATATACCCTCATTATTTCATTTGAAACTCTCACACAACATGTTCACGTCAATAGGTCATCAATTCCCATGGTATCAATTTGATTACCTTGATCTTAGCTTCAACTTGATGGATGATGACATTTCTTCCTTCTTTTGTAATGCAACCTCTTTGAAAGTTATCAACTTGTCCCACAACAGATTCACAGGAACATTTCCACAGTGTCTTGCCAATACCTCATCCCTTGTAGATTTGGATATACAAATGAACAAACTTCATGGCAATTTATCAGATACTTTTAAGCATCGTGGACTTGACACACTGAATCTCAATGGCAACCAGTTCAAAGGTTTATTGCCAAAATCTTTGTCCAATTGCACATATCTTGTGGATTTAGATCTCGGTGATAATCAATTTGAAGATACGTTTCCCCATTGGCTCCAAAATCTATCAAGGTTGGAAATACTGGTGTTACGAGGCAATAAGTTGTACGGTCCCATTGCCAATTTGAAATCTGAAAATATATTTCCAAGTTTGATTATTTTTGACATATCACGCAATAACTTTAGTGGCTCGTTACCAAAAGCATACATACAAAATTTTCAAGCCATGAAGATTGTGGATGATGAAGTGCGAAGCAGGTTGGTAGATTATATTGACACTAGTGCTGGCAGTGGAGTGCGCAACATTCGTCCAGAATATGATAATTCTGTAATTGCAACAATTAAAGGAGCCAATACTCCTTTTGCGAAAATTCCAAGAGCCTTTGTAAATATAGATATGTCAGAAAACAAATTTGAAGGAGACATTCCAGATGTTATTGGAGAGCTTCAAGCACTTAAAGATCTCAACCTTTCACATAACAGACTCGTTGGTCATATCCCCTATTCTTTGGGAAATTTGACAAATCTGGAATCGTTGGATCTCTCATCAAATATGCTTACTGGGAATATTCCTACTGAATTGACAAATATGAACTTTCTTGAAGTCTTGAATCTTTCCCAAAACCAGTTGGTGGGACCAATACCCAAAGGAAAACAGTTTGATACATTTTTAAATGATTCCTATGGGGGAAACATGGAGCTATGTGGATTGCCATTGTCAATACAATGCAACAACAATGTCCCTTTGCAACAATATCCATCTTCTGAGGCTGAGGACAAATTTGGGTTTGGTTGGAAAGCAGTGGCAATAGGATATGCATGTGGAATGGTGCTTGGAATTGGCTTGGGATTCTGTGTTTTCTCAATTGGAAAGCCTCAATGGCTTGTGATCATCTTTGGAGGCAAAAGAATCAAAAGAAGGAACCGTGGAAATCGGCGTGCAAGAACAACTTAA